Proteins encoded within one genomic window of Panicum virgatum strain AP13 chromosome 1N, P.virgatum_v5, whole genome shotgun sequence:
- the LOC120656811 gene encoding brassinosteroid-responsive RING protein 1-like, with amino-acid sequence MGFPVGYSEMLLPRALLQVLLLLGHLHRFLLWAFHAVGLGDLIDLACNDYPAPPSAAVAERAVAPPLQHRRPEFRPVPAVLVEEALPVVRFEELAGTACGGGDCAVCLSGIGAGDEVRRLSNCRHAFHRGCLDHWMAHDQRTCPLCRAPLIPGSVAAGDPTGWAAAAAPWSDAAAEYDMSYPSSLPSTPLLMVPTPTLLRPHELLLNGLGGFQ; translated from the coding sequence ATGGGCTTCCCCGTGGGGTACTCGGAGATGCTGCTTCCGCGCGCGCTGCTGCAGGTGCTCCTCCTCCTGGGGCACCTCCACCGCTTCCTCCTCTGGGCCTTCCACGCCGTGGGGCTCGGCGACCTCATCGACCTCGCCTGCAACGACTACcccgcgccgccctccgcggcggtggcggagcgagccgtcgcgccgccgctgcagcaccGGCGGCCGGAGTTCAGGCCCGTCCCCGCGGTGCTCGTCGAGGAGGCGCTCCCCGTGGTGCGGTTCGAGGAGCTGGCGGGCACGGCGTGCGGGGGCGGCGACTGCGCGGTGTGCCTGAGCGGcatcggcgccggcgacgaggtgcGGCGGCTCAGCAACTGCCGCCACGCCTTCCACCGCGGCTGCCTCGACCACTGGATGGCGCACGACCAGCGCACCTGCCCGCTCTGCCGCGCACCGCTCATCCCGGGGTCCGTCGCCGCGGGGGACCCCACcggctgggccgccgccgccgcgccgtggtccgacgccgccgccgagtacGACATGTCCTACccgtcgtcgctgccgtcgaCGCCGCTGCTGATGGTGCCCACCCCGACGCTGCTGCGGCCGCACGAGCTGCTGCTCAACGGCCTGGGCGGCTTCCAGTGA